The proteins below come from a single Stutzerimonas stutzeri RCH2 genomic window:
- a CDS encoding SLC13 family permease — translation MNTDLLLVLALLAGCIGLFALNKPRMDVVAVLAMVALPLTGVLSVQESLAGFSDPSVVLIATLFVIGDGLVRTGIAYRLGDWLMRAAGSSETRLLILLMLAVAGLGSVMSSTGVVAIFIPVVLGIANRMKVSPRRLMMPLAFAGLISGMLTLVATPPNLVVNSELRRAGLEGFAFFDFTPIGLAILLLGIGYMLVARRWLGTDKHSETLEPRHTLADLAQSYRLDERERRLRILPGSVLANQALDALQLRSQYGINVIAVERHERLRNLLLMATGNTELFVGDVLLVDLASPAIGLLGAYQELGLEPLQLSTSYYADHARELGLAEVALPPDSRLPGKTIQQLGFRSRHKLNVVGLRRNREALQGLLVDEKLKPADTLLVAGSWKHIHRLQGLSRDFLVLSLPAEVDDVAPAANQAPFALLGLAVMIVLMVSGVVPNVLAALIGCLVMGLFRCIDMDSAYKAIHWQSLILIVGMLPFALALQKTGGIALATSGLVGLLGDAGPHALLACLFLLTALIGLFISNTATAVLMAPVALSTAEQLGASPYPFAMIVALAASAAFMTPISLPVNTLVLGPGQYRFADFVRIGVPFTLLVMAVSVALVPLLFPL, via the coding sequence ATGAACACCGACCTGCTGCTGGTTCTCGCGCTGCTGGCGGGCTGCATTGGTCTGTTCGCGCTGAACAAGCCACGCATGGATGTGGTAGCCGTGCTGGCAATGGTCGCCCTGCCCCTCACCGGCGTGCTCAGCGTGCAGGAGTCTCTCGCCGGCTTCAGTGATCCGAGCGTGGTGCTGATCGCCACACTGTTCGTCATCGGCGACGGCCTGGTGCGTACCGGCATCGCCTATCGCCTGGGCGACTGGCTGATGCGCGCCGCTGGCAGCAGTGAAACCCGCCTGCTGATCCTGCTGATGCTGGCGGTCGCCGGGCTCGGCTCGGTTATGAGTTCCACCGGCGTGGTGGCGATATTCATCCCCGTAGTGCTCGGCATCGCCAATCGCATGAAGGTATCGCCGCGGCGGTTGATGATGCCGCTGGCATTTGCCGGGCTGATCAGCGGCATGCTGACCCTGGTGGCGACGCCGCCAAACCTTGTGGTCAACAGCGAGCTGCGTCGCGCCGGCCTTGAGGGCTTTGCCTTCTTTGATTTCACCCCGATCGGCCTGGCCATTCTGCTGCTGGGCATCGGATACATGCTCGTTGCACGTCGATGGTTAGGCACCGACAAGCACAGCGAAACGCTGGAGCCACGGCATACCCTGGCCGACCTTGCGCAGAGCTACCGGCTCGACGAACGCGAGCGGCGCCTGCGGATCTTGCCGGGGTCGGTCCTGGCCAACCAGGCACTCGATGCGCTGCAACTACGCAGCCAATACGGCATCAACGTGATCGCCGTGGAGCGCCACGAGCGCCTGCGCAACCTGCTACTGATGGCCACCGGCAACACCGAACTGTTTGTCGGTGATGTGCTGCTGGTCGATCTCGCCAGCCCGGCCATCGGCCTGCTCGGCGCCTACCAGGAACTCGGCCTGGAACCGTTGCAGCTCAGCACGTCCTACTACGCCGACCATGCACGCGAGCTGGGCCTGGCGGAGGTCGCACTGCCGCCGGATTCGCGCCTGCCGGGCAAGACCATCCAGCAGCTCGGGTTTCGCAGCCGCCACAAGCTCAACGTTGTCGGCCTGAGGCGCAACCGCGAGGCGCTGCAAGGGCTGCTGGTGGATGAGAAGCTCAAGCCGGCCGACACCCTGCTGGTCGCCGGCAGCTGGAAGCACATCCACCGGCTGCAGGGGCTGAGCCGCGATTTCCTGGTGTTGAGCCTGCCGGCGGAAGTGGACGACGTCGCTCCGGCCGCCAACCAGGCCCCCTTCGCACTGCTCGGGTTGGCGGTGATGATCGTGCTGATGGTCAGCGGCGTGGTGCCCAATGTGCTTGCCGCGCTGATCGGTTGCCTGGTCATGGGCCTGTTCCGCTGTATCGACATGGACAGCGCCTACAAGGCGATCCACTGGCAAAGCCTGATACTGATCGTCGGCATGCTGCCGTTCGCGCTGGCGCTGCAGAAGACCGGCGGCATCGCCCTGGCTACCTCCGGGCTGGTCGGCCTGCTCGGCGACGCCGGCCCGCATGCCCTGCTTGCCTGCCTGTTCCTGCTCACCGCGCTGATCGGCCTGTTCATCTCCAATACGGCGACGGCCGTGCTGATGGCGCCCGTCGCGCTTTCCACCGCCGAACAGCTGGGCGCCTCGCCCTACCCGTTCGCCATGATCGTCGCCCTGGCCGCCTCGGCCGCGTTCATGACACCGATTTCCTTGCCGGTGAACACCCTGGTACTCGGCCCAGGACAATACCGTTTCGCTGATTTCGTACGCATCGGTGTGCCCTTCACACTGTTGGTGATGGCGGTTTCCGTGGCGCTGGTTCCGCTGCTGTTCCCGCTTTGA
- a CDS encoding prenyltransferase, with protein sequence MSGTLDWLGVARGRFLLLTLSCVALGLALAARGSAEAMSYSDALLVMLGALAAHVAVNALNEWGDYRSGLDLQTRRTAFSGGSGTLVTHPHLLGRTLLLGLGSLLTCALIGLFFLLRQPPLLLSLAPIGLAGLLLVLLYTPWLTRHPWLCLFAPGLGFALMVLGTRIVLGGAPDLGDLWLILPPLLLCNNLLLLGQFPDIDADRAVGRRTLPMHIGCANAVCVALAQWLLAYGVLLAVLAQPGLAGGALGLLTLPLALRAAWLLRREPLQAQRLLPALGLNAAVSVATPLLMAVGLLAL encoded by the coding sequence ATGAGCGGAACCTTGGACTGGCTGGGTGTGGCGCGCGGTCGTTTCCTGCTGCTGACGCTGAGCTGCGTGGCGCTCGGGCTGGCCTTGGCAGCGCGCGGGAGCGCGGAAGCGATGTCCTACAGTGATGCACTGCTGGTGATGCTCGGCGCCCTGGCGGCCCATGTGGCTGTCAATGCGCTCAACGAATGGGGTGATTACCGCAGTGGGCTAGACTTGCAGACCCGCCGCACGGCATTCAGCGGTGGCAGCGGTACCTTGGTGACCCATCCGCATCTACTGGGTCGCACATTGCTGCTCGGTCTCGGCAGCCTGCTGACCTGCGCGCTGATCGGCCTGTTCTTCCTGCTGCGCCAGCCGCCGCTGTTGCTCAGTCTGGCGCCGATCGGTCTGGCGGGACTGTTGCTGGTGCTGCTTTACACGCCTTGGCTGACCCGCCACCCCTGGCTGTGCCTGTTCGCGCCGGGCTTGGGCTTCGCGCTGATGGTGCTGGGTACGCGCATCGTTCTCGGCGGCGCGCCGGATCTCGGCGATCTGTGGTTGATCCTTCCCCCTCTGCTGCTCTGCAACAACCTGCTTTTGCTCGGCCAGTTTCCGGACATTGATGCCGACCGCGCTGTCGGCCGGCGAACCCTGCCGATGCATATCGGCTGCGCCAACGCCGTGTGCGTGGCGCTTGCGCAATGGCTGCTGGCCTACGGCGTACTCCTGGCTGTGCTGGCGCAGCCAGGCCTGGCCGGTGGCGCACTCGGCTTGTTGACCTTGCCGTTGGCCCTGCGAGCGGCATGGTTGCTGCGTCGCGAACCGCTGCAGGCGCAACGCCTGCTGCCGGCATTGGGGCTGAACGCTGCGGTCAGCGTAGCGACGCCGTTGTTGATGGCCGTAGGGTTGCTGGCGCTATAG
- the mltF gene encoding membrane-bound lytic murein transglycosylase MltF, which produces MFAQTVFRKRCAIWLLATGLFLMLSSCAEKPSELERIQEEGVLRVITRNSPSTYFQDRNGEAGFEYELVKRFASNLGVELQIETADNIEEIFSRLNRPGGPALAAAGLVASEGRMELARFTRSYLDVTTQVVYRSGQRRPTNPQDLIGKRILVLKGSSQAEKLASLQAEYPELRYEESDAVEVVDLLRMVDEGQIDLTLVESNEMSMNQVYFTNIRAGFDVGEQNSLAWIVAKGEDDSLLKAADAFLEQAQQNGTLQRLRERYYGHVDVLGYVGAYAFAKHLQQRLPRYEKAFRETAKQHGIDWRLLAAIGYQESHWQPEATSKTGVRGLMMLTLRTANAMGVTNRLDPVQSIQGGGKYLVKIHTGLPESIEEPDRTWFALAAYNVGGGHLEDARKLAEAEGLDPNKWLDVKQMLPRLSQKQWYSKTRYGYARGGEPVHFVANIRRYYDILTWVTQPQMEGQQLAKSDLHIPGIYATDLMEELPPL; this is translated from the coding sequence ATGTTTGCCCAAACCGTGTTCCGCAAGCGCTGCGCCATCTGGCTGTTGGCGACCGGACTCTTCCTGATGCTCAGCAGCTGCGCCGAGAAGCCCAGCGAGCTGGAGCGTATACAGGAGGAAGGCGTACTGCGCGTGATCACCCGCAACAGCCCTTCTACCTATTTCCAGGATCGCAACGGCGAGGCCGGCTTCGAGTACGAGCTGGTCAAGCGTTTCGCCAGCAATCTCGGCGTCGAACTGCAGATTGAAACTGCCGACAACATCGAAGAAATCTTCAGCCGCCTGAACCGCCCCGGCGGTCCGGCTCTCGCTGCTGCGGGTCTGGTCGCCAGCGAAGGGCGGATGGAGCTCGCCCGTTTTACCCGTTCCTATCTCGACGTCACCACTCAGGTGGTCTACCGCAGCGGCCAGCGCCGGCCGACTAATCCGCAGGACCTGATCGGCAAGCGCATCCTGGTGCTCAAGGGCAGCAGCCAGGCGGAAAAACTCGCCTCGCTGCAGGCCGAGTACCCGGAGCTGCGCTACGAGGAATCCGATGCGGTGGAAGTGGTCGACCTGTTGCGCATGGTCGATGAGGGGCAGATCGACCTGACCCTGGTCGAATCGAACGAGATGTCCATGAACCAGGTGTACTTCACCAACATCCGCGCCGGTTTCGATGTGGGCGAGCAGAACAGCCTGGCCTGGATCGTCGCCAAGGGCGAGGACGACAGCCTGCTCAAGGCGGCCGACGCCTTCCTCGAACAGGCGCAGCAGAACGGCACACTGCAGCGCCTGCGCGAGCGCTACTACGGCCATGTCGACGTGCTCGGTTACGTCGGCGCCTACGCCTTCGCCAAACACCTGCAGCAACGACTGCCGCGCTACGAAAAGGCCTTCCGCGAAACGGCCAAGCAACACGGCATCGACTGGCGTCTGCTCGCCGCGATCGGCTATCAGGAATCCCACTGGCAACCGGAGGCCACCTCCAAGACCGGCGTGCGCGGCCTGATGATGCTGACCCTGCGCACCGCTAACGCCATGGGCGTGACCAACCGCCTCGACCCGGTGCAGAGCATCCAGGGCGGCGGCAAGTACCTGGTCAAGATTCATACGGGCCTGCCGGAGAGCATCGAGGAGCCGGATCGCACCTGGTTCGCCCTCGCCGCCTACAACGTCGGTGGTGGTCATCTGGAAGATGCGCGCAAGCTGGCCGAAGCCGAAGGGCTCGACCCCAACAAGTGGCTGGACGTGAAACAGATGCTGCCGCGTCTGTCGCAGAAGCAGTGGTACAGCAAAACCCGTTATGGTTACGCCCGCGGCGGCGAGCCCGTGCACTTCGTGGCCAACATCCGCCGCTATTACGACATCCTTACCTGGGTGACCCAGCCGCAGATGGAAGGCCAGCAGCTCGCCAAGAGCGACCTGCACATCCCTGGCATCTATGCCACCGACCTGATGGAAGAACTGCCGCCGCTCTGA
- a CDS encoding glutathione S-transferase family protein: MHELILHHYPTSPFAEKARLMLGFKQLSWRSVMIPPVMPKPDLTALTGGYRRTPVLQVGADIYCDTALIARRLEAEKATPALFPEGQEFAAATLAKWADSVLFLNAVSLVFQPESMAVRFAQVPKEFVQTFSKDRAQLFANGSVSRVPLEQAKNDWPTFMGRLQQQLAREEGEFLLGAAPSIADFAVAHCLWFLRATPVTAPLVDAYPEVSAWLAKVLGVGHGSSSELSAEDALRMALEAEPAALPDDAFAEPNGFHEGQQVAIAAVDYGADPVEGELVFAGLEELILRRSDDRVGVAHVHFPRVGYRIDAR, translated from the coding sequence ATGCACGAGCTGATCCTGCACCACTATCCCACCTCGCCCTTTGCCGAAAAGGCGCGTCTGATGCTGGGTTTCAAGCAGTTGTCCTGGCGCTCGGTGATGATCCCTCCGGTCATGCCCAAGCCCGATCTCACCGCGCTGACCGGGGGCTATCGGCGCACACCGGTACTGCAGGTCGGTGCCGATATCTATTGCGATACCGCGTTGATTGCCCGTCGCCTCGAAGCCGAGAAGGCTACGCCGGCGCTGTTTCCCGAAGGGCAGGAATTTGCCGCCGCGACGCTGGCCAAGTGGGCCGACTCGGTGTTGTTCCTGAATGCGGTGAGCCTGGTGTTCCAGCCGGAATCCATGGCGGTGCGCTTTGCCCAGGTGCCGAAGGAGTTCGTTCAGACCTTCAGCAAGGACCGCGCGCAGCTGTTCGCCAATGGCTCGGTCAGTCGCGTTCCGCTGGAGCAGGCGAAGAACGACTGGCCGACCTTTATGGGGCGCCTGCAGCAGCAGCTGGCGCGCGAGGAGGGCGAGTTCCTGCTCGGTGCGGCGCCATCGATCGCCGACTTCGCCGTCGCGCATTGCCTCTGGTTCCTGCGTGCCACGCCCGTTACGGCGCCGCTGGTGGATGCCTATCCGGAGGTCAGTGCCTGGCTCGCCAAGGTCCTCGGCGTCGGGCATGGCTCGAGCAGTGAGCTGTCCGCTGAAGACGCCCTGCGCATGGCTCTGGAGGCTGAGCCGGCCGCGCTGCCGGATGATGCTTTTGCCGAGCCAAACGGTTTCCACGAAGGCCAGCAGGTCGCGATCGCCGCAGTGGATTACGGCGCCGATCCGGTCGAGGGCGAGCTGGTATTTGCCGGTCTCGAGGAGCTGATCCTGCGCCGTAGCGATGATCGAGTTGGGGTCGCGCATGTGCACTTCCCGCGCGTGGGCTACCGGATCGATGCGCGCTGA
- a CDS encoding DUF4344 domain-containing metallopeptidase yields the protein MKCLALLPLLLLPLLAQAQQGDPAAELSVDEVRFTVANSEFTLMHEMGHLLISELQLPVLGREEDAADQLGFMGLFLLQQEQHRDDFYAKLMDVADYWRLEWQSAERSGTEIPVWDSHALDAQRFYNIACLAYGSDPDRLDWVLEVSGLPVERALYCPEEYAQAAHAVQWFREHFGRSNERPARHRIRVIYDTPPGHLPGGTELLEKIRASGELEAVAAKASEAFELPRDLTLRMSTCGAPDAWFNRISGELTLCYERIAYFRDLAAELPRLRRGSAPPH from the coding sequence ATGAAGTGCCTCGCGCTGCTGCCGCTGCTACTTCTGCCGTTGCTGGCGCAGGCGCAGCAAGGCGACCCGGCAGCGGAGCTGTCGGTGGACGAGGTCCGCTTCACGGTCGCCAATTCCGAATTCACCCTGATGCACGAGATGGGGCACCTGCTGATCAGCGAACTGCAGCTGCCGGTGCTTGGCCGTGAGGAAGACGCTGCCGACCAGCTGGGTTTCATGGGCCTGTTCCTGTTGCAGCAGGAACAGCACCGCGACGACTTCTACGCCAAGCTGATGGACGTCGCCGATTACTGGCGTCTGGAATGGCAGAGCGCCGAACGCAGCGGCACCGAAATTCCAGTCTGGGACAGTCACGCACTGGATGCCCAGCGCTTCTACAACATCGCCTGCCTAGCCTATGGCAGCGATCCGGATCGGCTCGACTGGGTACTGGAGGTCAGCGGGTTGCCGGTGGAGCGCGCGCTGTACTGCCCCGAGGAATACGCACAGGCGGCCCACGCGGTGCAGTGGTTTCGTGAGCATTTCGGCCGCAGCAACGAGCGACCGGCACGGCACCGCATTCGGGTGATCTACGACACGCCACCCGGGCATCTGCCGGGCGGTACCGAATTGCTGGAAAAGATTCGCGCCAGCGGCGAACTGGAGGCGGTCGCGGCCAAGGCCAGCGAGGCCTTCGAGCTACCCCGCGACCTGACCTTGCGCATGAGCACCTGCGGCGCTCCGGATGCCTGGTTCAACCGCATCAGCGGCGAGCTCACCCTGTGCTACGAGCGCATCGCCTACTTCCGCGACCTCGCTGCGGAACTGCCGCGGCTACGCCGCGGGTCAGCCCCGCCGCACTAG
- the rlmF gene encoding 23S rRNA (adenine(1618)-N(6))-methyltransferase RlmF, whose product MPRKSPSPTPQPARAEAKAVLHPRNRHTGRYDFPALIAGCPELAEHVIINPYGKQSIDFANPDAVRVFNRALLRQFYGIQHWDIPPGYLCPPVPGRADYLHGLADLLAQNDASAIPRGTAIHALDIGTGANCIYPLIGHREYGWRFTGSDIDATALASAHTIVSANGLAKAIELRQQAAPKHIFKGMVLPEDRFDLTLCNPPFHASQAEASSGSQRKWRNLGKLDPSRKLPALNFGGQAAELWCEGGEAAFVARMAEESALFAGQVYWFSTLVSKGANVAPLEARLKRLGARQVHTLDMAQGQKKSRFVAWTFLTEAEQATWRAERWPKG is encoded by the coding sequence ATGCCGCGCAAATCCCCGAGCCCAACCCCGCAGCCTGCCCGCGCCGAAGCCAAGGCGGTGCTGCATCCACGCAACCGCCACACCGGCCGCTACGACTTCCCCGCGCTGATCGCCGGCTGCCCTGAGCTCGCCGAGCATGTGATCATCAACCCCTACGGCAAGCAGAGCATCGACTTCGCCAATCCGGATGCGGTGCGGGTGTTCAATCGCGCGCTGCTCAGGCAGTTCTACGGAATCCAGCACTGGGACATTCCGCCTGGCTACCTGTGCCCGCCGGTGCCAGGGCGCGCTGATTACCTGCACGGACTGGCCGATCTGCTCGCGCAGAACGATGCCAGCGCCATTCCCCGCGGCACCGCCATTCACGCGCTGGACATCGGCACCGGCGCCAACTGCATCTACCCGCTGATCGGCCACCGGGAATACGGCTGGCGCTTCACCGGCAGTGATATCGACGCTACGGCTCTGGCCTCGGCGCACACCATCGTCTCGGCCAACGGCCTCGCCAAGGCCATCGAATTGAGGCAGCAGGCAGCGCCGAAGCACATCTTCAAGGGCATGGTGTTGCCGGAGGATCGGTTCGACCTGACGCTGTGCAATCCGCCCTTCCATGCTTCGCAAGCCGAAGCCAGCAGTGGCAGCCAGCGCAAGTGGCGCAACCTGGGCAAGCTCGACCCCAGCCGCAAGCTGCCCGCGCTCAACTTCGGCGGTCAGGCGGCAGAGCTCTGGTGCGAGGGTGGCGAAGCGGCCTTTGTCGCGCGCATGGCGGAGGAAAGCGCCCTGTTCGCCGGACAGGTCTACTGGTTCAGCACATTGGTATCGAAGGGCGCCAACGTGGCGCCGCTGGAGGCACGGCTGAAACGCCTCGGTGCCCGCCAGGTGCATACCTTGGACATGGCGCAGGGGCAGAAGAAGAGCCGCTTCGTTGCCTGGACGTTTCTGACCGAAGCTGAGCAGGCGACCTGGCGCGCCGAGCGCTGGCCGAAAGGGTGA
- a CDS encoding GIY-YIG nuclease family protein produces MTEVMPKPWFVYLVRAANGALYCGISDDAQRRFAEHQRGRGARFFHSSPAQALVYVEACASKGDALRREIAIKRLDKRAKERLVALAAPLA; encoded by the coding sequence ATGACCGAGGTGATGCCCAAACCCTGGTTCGTCTATCTGGTCCGCGCCGCCAATGGTGCGCTGTACTGCGGCATCAGCGACGACGCGCAACGGCGCTTTGCCGAGCATCAGCGAGGGCGCGGCGCGCGCTTCTTCCATTCCAGTCCGGCACAGGCGCTGGTCTACGTCGAGGCTTGCGCCAGCAAGGGCGATGCGCTGCGGCGGGAGATCGCCATCAAGCGATTGGACAAGCGTGCCAAGGAGCGCCTGGTGGCCCTCGCCGCTCCGCTTGCGTGA
- a CDS encoding YbfB/YjiJ family MFS transporter, with the protein MPQRVALFPVLLAGAVLLLVVHGLGRFVYTPLLPWLVEDGLLSVQEGASIASWNYLGYLIGALLAVRWHRVAQIRRTLPWALGLHVLSSLLQTQAESADALAALRLANGISNGLVFVQAPSLILEWLARQQRVSSSGLVYLGVCVGLILSSLLVSLSDGYLLGAERWWPAALLSIPLAWWGWRQLSRLDVPDEEKAHPSAEPPSGKLLDRSSTPLFLSYAGAGMGYILPMTFLPMVARLQVEPGDFLIGGSWLVVALATLPSPWLWNRLGVRMGDDIALRLSYLTQLLGVLAALLLPGAVGILLCAVLVGGTFLGTVLLTQRLARTLHPHQGPRLSAALIALYGLTQLAAPWLTSIWMGMGGSLHSAFWLGAGALLWGLFWMLMVPRRR; encoded by the coding sequence ATGCCTCAGCGTGTCGCCCTGTTTCCGGTCCTGCTGGCCGGTGCCGTCCTATTGTTGGTCGTCCACGGCCTTGGCCGCTTCGTCTATACCCCGCTGCTGCCCTGGCTGGTGGAGGACGGCTTGCTCAGCGTGCAGGAAGGCGCCAGCATCGCCAGCTGGAACTACCTCGGCTATCTGATCGGCGCGCTGCTCGCGGTGCGCTGGCATCGCGTCGCGCAGATCCGCCGCACCCTGCCCTGGGCGCTAGGGCTGCACGTGTTGAGCAGCCTGCTGCAGACCCAGGCCGAATCCGCCGATGCGCTGGCTGCCTTGCGCCTGGCCAACGGCATCAGCAACGGCCTGGTGTTCGTCCAGGCGCCCTCGCTGATCCTCGAATGGCTGGCACGCCAGCAGCGCGTGTCCTCCAGCGGCCTGGTCTATCTCGGCGTCTGCGTCGGCCTGATTCTCTCCAGCCTGCTGGTCAGCCTGAGCGATGGGTATCTGCTCGGTGCCGAGCGCTGGTGGCCGGCGGCGCTGCTGTCGATACCGCTGGCCTGGTGGGGCTGGCGCCAGCTGTCGCGGCTGGACGTGCCTGACGAGGAAAAGGCTCATCCTTCCGCGGAGCCACCCAGCGGCAAGCTGCTCGATCGCTCCAGCACACCACTGTTTCTTTCTTACGCCGGTGCCGGGATGGGCTACATCCTGCCGATGACGTTTCTGCCGATGGTCGCGCGCCTGCAGGTGGAGCCCGGTGACTTCCTGATCGGTGGTAGCTGGCTGGTGGTAGCGCTGGCGACCCTGCCATCGCCCTGGCTGTGGAATCGTCTCGGCGTGCGCATGGGTGACGACATCGCCTTGCGCCTGAGCTATCTCACCCAGCTGCTCGGCGTGCTGGCCGCGCTGCTGCTGCCGGGCGCGGTCGGCATCCTGCTCTGTGCGGTACTGGTCGGCGGCACCTTTCTCGGCACCGTGCTGCTGACCCAGCGTCTGGCGCGGACACTGCATCCACATCAAGGACCGCGGCTGTCGGCGGCGCTGATCGCACTCTACGGCCTGACCCAACTCGCCGCACCCTGGCTGACCAGTATCTGGATGGGGATGGGCGGCAGCCTGCACAGTGCCTTCTGGCTCGGCGCGGGGGCGCTGCTCTGGGGGCTGTTCTGGATGCTGATGGTGCCGCGTCGGCGCTAG
- a CDS encoding MFS transporter, with product MTAAWRNSAWILAGGSLILAISLGVRHGFGLFLPPMSAEFGWGREVFAFAIAIQNLIWGLVQPVTGALADRFGVARAVLIGGILYAVGLALMALSDSPATLTLSAGLLIGLGLSGTSFSVILGAVGRAVPPEKRSMAMGIASAAGSFGQFIMLPGSLGLIEWLGWSSALLALGLLVALIVPLAGMMRSPAQAPAAPGTQQSLGEALREAAGHSGFRLLALGFFVCGFQVVFIGLHLPAYLVDKHLPAQVGTTVLALVGLFNVVGTYTAGWLGSCYSKPKLLAGLYLIRGVVISIFLLAPLSVWSAYAFGIAMGLLWLSTVPLTNGTVATMFGVRNLSMLGGIAFLFHQLGSFFGGWLGGWLYDRTGSYDLVWQIAIALSLMAAVLNWPIREQPVERLREAQVN from the coding sequence ATGACCGCTGCATGGCGCAACTCAGCCTGGATTCTCGCTGGTGGCTCGCTGATCCTTGCGATATCCCTTGGCGTGCGCCACGGCTTCGGTCTGTTCCTGCCGCCTATGAGTGCCGAGTTCGGCTGGGGCCGTGAGGTGTTCGCTTTCGCCATTGCGATACAGAACCTGATCTGGGGGCTGGTGCAACCGGTGACCGGCGCGTTGGCGGATCGCTTCGGCGTGGCCCGTGCGGTGCTGATCGGCGGCATTCTCTACGCCGTGGGCCTGGCGTTGATGGCGCTTTCCGATTCACCGGCGACCCTGACACTCAGTGCTGGCCTGCTGATCGGGCTGGGGCTTTCGGGCACTTCGTTCTCGGTGATCCTCGGTGCAGTGGGGCGGGCGGTGCCGCCGGAGAAGCGCAGCATGGCGATGGGCATCGCCAGTGCCGCCGGCTCCTTCGGCCAGTTCATCATGCTGCCGGGCAGCCTCGGCCTGATTGAATGGCTGGGCTGGTCGTCGGCACTGCTGGCGCTTGGCTTGCTGGTCGCGCTGATCGTGCCGCTTGCCGGGATGATGCGCAGCCCGGCGCAGGCGCCCGCGGCACCCGGCACGCAGCAGTCACTGGGCGAGGCGCTACGCGAAGCGGCCGGGCATTCCGGATTCCGTCTGCTGGCCCTGGGCTTCTTCGTCTGCGGCTTCCAGGTGGTCTTCATCGGTCTGCACCTGCCGGCCTATCTGGTCGATAAGCACCTGCCGGCGCAGGTCGGCACCACTGTGCTGGCACTGGTCGGGCTGTTCAATGTGGTCGGCACCTATACCGCCGGTTGGCTGGGCAGCTGCTATTCGAAACCGAAGCTGCTGGCCGGGTTGTACCTGATTCGCGGTGTGGTGATCAGTATCTTCCTGCTGGCACCATTGAGTGTCTGGAGCGCCTATGCCTTCGGTATCGCCATGGGCTTGCTCTGGCTGTCTACGGTGCCGCTGACCAACGGCACCGTGGCGACCATGTTCGGCGTGCGCAACCTGTCGATGCTCGGCGGCATCGCCTTTCTCTTCCATCAGCTGGGATCGTTCTTCGGCGGCTGGCTTGGCGGCTGGCTGTACGACCGCACTGGTAGCTACGACCTGGTCTGGCAGATCGCAATCGCGCTGAGCCTGATGGCAGCGGTGCTCAACTGGCCGATCCGTGAGCAGCCAGTCGAGCGACTGCGCGAGGCGCAGGTCAACTGA
- the yejK gene encoding nucleoid-associated protein YejK: protein MPIRHCIVHLIEKKPDGTPAVLHARDSELGNSQAIENLLADLNESYNAKQGKAWGFFHEESGAYPFSGWLAQYMEGNQDFTAFSRQAVEHLQKLMEESNLSTGGHVLFAHYQQGMTDYLAIALLHHSNGVTVTDSLDVTEARHLDLGQLHLATRINISEWQNNKQSKQYISFIKGKNGKKVSEYFRDFIGCQEGVDGPGETRTLLKAFSDYVESEDLPEEKAREKTSALVGYASSQAKIGEPMSLEELSGVIDEENPRAFYEHIRNKDYGLSPEIPADKRTLNQFQRFTGRAEGLSISFESHLLGSKVEYDEARDMLIIRQLPTQLKDQLKRRKD from the coding sequence ATGCCCATCCGCCACTGCATCGTCCATCTGATCGAGAAAAAGCCGGACGGCACCCCCGCCGTGCTCCACGCCCGTGACTCGGAGCTGGGCAACTCCCAGGCTATCGAGAACCTGCTGGCCGATCTCAACGAGAGCTACAACGCCAAGCAGGGCAAGGCCTGGGGCTTCTTTCACGAGGAGTCCGGCGCCTATCCGTTCAGCGGCTGGCTCGCGCAGTACATGGAAGGCAATCAGGACTTCACCGCATTCAGCCGCCAGGCAGTCGAGCACCTGCAGAAGCTGATGGAGGAATCCAACCTGTCCACCGGCGGCCACGTGCTGTTCGCCCACTACCAGCAGGGCATGACCGATTACCTGGCCATCGCCCTGCTGCACCACAGCAACGGCGTCACCGTTACCGACTCGCTGGACGTGACCGAAGCCCGGCACCTCGACCTCGGCCAGCTGCACCTGGCGACGCGGATCAACATCTCCGAGTGGCAGAACAACAAGCAGTCCAAGCAGTACATCTCCTTCATCAAGGGCAAGAACGGCAAGAAGGTGTCCGAGTACTTCCGCGACTTCATCGGCTGCCAGGAAGGCGTCGATGGCCCGGGCGAGACGCGCACGCTGCTCAAGGCCTTCAGCGACTACGTCGAAAGCGAGGACCTGCCCGAGGAAAAAGCGCGGGAGAAGACCAGCGCGCTGGTCGGCTATGCCAGCAGCCAGGCGAAGATCGGCGAGCCGATGTCGCTGGAGGAGCTGTCCGGGGTGATCGACGAGGAAAACCCACGCGCGTTCTACGAGCACATCCGCAACAAGGACTACGGCCTGTCGCCAGAGATTCCGGCCGACAAGCGCACGCTCAACCAGTTTCAACGCTTTACCGGGCGCGCCGAAGGGCTGTCGATCAGCTTCGAGTCGCATCTGCTGGGCTCGAAGGTCGAGTACGACGAGGCGCGCGACATGCTGATCATCCGCCAGCTGCCGACCCAACTGAAGGACCAGCTCAAGCGGCGCAAGGACTGA